The DNA sequence CCAGACGTCCGGGTGGCCGACGACCTGCATCGCCGCCGTCGCCTCGACGCGGCCGCGCTTGTCGAGCGGCAGGTCCGAGTTCGCCAGCACCGGGTTGGCCTTCACGCCGGCGGTCCAGATCAGGGTGTCGGTGTCGAACTCCGTGCCGTCCGAGAGCACGACGTGGCCGTTCTCGAACGACTTCGCCGCGGTCGACAGGTAGACCTCGATGCCGCGCTTCTCCAGCTGCTCGACCGTGTACACGCCCAGGGTCTCGCGGACCTCGGGCAGGATGCGCCCGGCGGCCTCGACCAGCACCCAGCGGACGTCGGCCGGCTTGATGTTCGGGTAGTAGTTCTCCACCGCGAACCGGGTCATGTCCTCGAGCTCGGCCAGCGCCTCGATGCCGGCGAACCCGCCGCCGACGACCGTGAAGGTCAGCAGGCGCTTGCGCAGCTCGGGGTCCAGCGTGCTCGCGGCCTCGTCGAGCTTGGTCATGATGTGGTTGCGCAGGTAGATCGCCTCGCCGATGGTCTTGAAGGCGATGCCCTCTTCGACCAGGCCGGGGATCGGCAGGATGCGCGCGACGGCGCCGAGCGCGACGACCAGGACGTCGTAGCCCAGCTGCTCGATGTGGCCGTCGGCCGCCTCGACCGTAACCGACTTCTTGTCGTTCTCGATCTTGGTGACGCGCGCGGTCAGCACGTGGCAGCGCTTCAGCACCCGCCGCAGCGGCACGACCACGTGCCGGGGCTCGATCGCGCCGGCCGCGGCCTCCGGGAGGAACGGCGCGTAGGTCATGTGGGGCTGCGGGTCAACGACGGTCACGGAGGCCTCGTTGGCCCGGAGCATCTTCTGGAGGCCGTACGCCGTGTAGAGCCCGACGTACCCACCACCGAGGACGAGGATCCGAGTCGGTTCCGACTTCGACTTCGCAGCAGCCATGTCCTCATGGTGACACCTTCGCCGCGACCTCGCTCGGGGGCCCCATCCGGCTGTGACCAGCGTCGCTGCGGTTTCCGTAACGATTCAGTCGTGCCCCGTCACCGAGGTCGCGGCGCGGAACACGTCCGCCACCATGGCGTGGGTCACGCGGTGAGTCTGGACATTGCGCGGCGAGACGTGGTAACAGCCGAAAAGCCGCAGGTCGCCCAGCTCCACGACGGCTCCGTGGGCGAACGCCGGACGCGGCTGGGGCACCGGCCAGCCCGCTTCGGCGAGCACGGGCAGTAACGCCTGCCAGCCGAACGCCCCGAGCACCACGATCGAGCGCAGTGTCGGACGTAACAGCGTCAGCTCCTCCGCGAGCCACGGACGGCACGTGTCCCGCTCGGCCGGCGTCGGCTTGTTCTCCGGCGGGGCGCAGCGCACCGGCGAGACGAGCCGCGTGCCGTACAGCTCTAGGCCGTCGCCCGGCCGCTCGGACGTCGGCTGCGACGCGAGCCCGACCTCGTGCAGCACCCGGAAGAGGAAGTCACCCGACGGGTCGCCGGTGAACATGCGGCCGGTGCGGTTCGCGCCGTGCGCCGACGGGGCCAGCCCGACGACCGCGAGCGACGCGTCGGGCGGCCCGAAGCCCGGCACCGGGCGCGCCCAGTACTCCTCGCCGCGGAAGGCCGCCTTCGTGCCCGCGACGCCTTCGCGCCAGGTGACCAGCCGTGGGCAGGCCCGGCAGGACGAGACCGCCGTGTCCAGCTCGGCCAGTGACCTCATCGCAGCGCTGCCCGGGACAGCCGGTCGGCCCGCCGGGTCGTCTCGGGCAGGCGGTAGCGCGGGGTCAGCGCCAGGGTCAGCCGGCAGGCGTGCGCCAGGTCGATCCGGTGGCCGGCCGAGACGTACACCGGTTTGACGCCGTCCTGGGTCCGCAGCACCGCGCCGACCTCCTCCCCGGCGTCGAGCAGCGGGACCGACGAGCCCCGGGCCACCGGCGGCTCGGGGTGGGTGCCGACGAACCGCGTCTTGCCGACGCCGAAGGCGGGCAACCCGGTCAGCACGCCGAGGTGGCAGGCCAGGCCGAAGCGCCGCGGGTGGGCGAGGCCGTGGCCGTCGCAGACCAGGACGTCCGGCTCGCGCGCCAGCTCTTCGAGGGCGGCCAGCAGCGGCGGCAGCTCGCGGAAGGCGAACAGGCCCGGCTCGTACGGGAAGACGGCCTTCGCGCGGTGCGTGCGTTCCTCGACCACGGTGAGCCCGGCGGTCTCGAGGGTGACGACGGCCGCGGCGATGCCGTCGTCCTCGTCGTAGGCGACGTCGAGGCCGGTCACCGTCGGGGGCAGCTCCGGCAGGTCGTCGGTGCGGTCGACCCGCCCGCGCAGCGTCTCCTGGACGGCGAGGGCCTCCTCGGCCGTCGACGGCCAGTCCCCGGTGTGCACCAAGTCACCCTGCCACAACTAAGTTGGGGCCATGGCGGACACGACCCCCGAAGAGGCTCCCGAGAAGAAGGCGCCCGAAACCGCGGAGCTCCCGGCCGAGCCGACCGACGACATCGTCACGACCCAGCACACGCTCACCGTGAAGCGGAAGAAGCTCGCTTACACGGCGAAAGCGGGCCGGGTCGTGCTCCGCAAGGAGGTCGTCAAGGACGGCAAGTCGGAGGGCTTCAAGGCGAAGGCGGAGGTGTTCGTCACCTCCTACACCCTCGACGACGCCGACCCGGGCACGCGGCCGGTGACGTTCGCCTTCAACGGTGGCCCCGGCTCGTCGAGCATCTGGCTGCACCTGGGCCTGCTGGGCCCGCGCCGGGTGCTCTCCGGCGACGTCGACGACCTGGTGCCGCCGCCCTACGGGCTGGCCGACAACCCCGAGACGCTGCTGGCGCACAGCGACCTGGTCTTCATCGACCCGGTGTCGACCGGCTACTCGCGGGTCGCGGGCGGCGAGGAGACCAAGGACTTCCACGGCTACCAGGGCGACATCGAGTCGGTCGGCGAGATCATCCGGCTGTGGGTGTCGCGGCACCAGCGCTGGCTGTCGCCGAAGTTCCTGGCCGGCGAGTCGTACGGCACGCTGCGCGCCGCCGGGCTGGCCGCGCACCTGCAGGACCGGCACGGGCTCTACCTCAACGGCCTGCTGCTCATCTCGTCGGTGCTGGACCTGGGCACGCTGCAGTTCACCGAGGGCAACGACCTGCCGTACTCGCTGTACGTGCCGACCTACGCGGCGATCGCGCACTACCACGGCCTGCACGGCGACCGCCCGCTCGACGACGTCCTGGCCGACGCGGAGGACTTCGCGGCGAAGGACCTGCCGTGGGCCCTCTCCCGCGGCGCGCGGCTGTCCACCCGGGACCGGGCCGAGGCAGTGGCCACCCTGGCGTCGCTGACCGGGCTCACCGAGTCCTATGTGGACCGCGTGAACCTGCGGATCGAGCACGTCCGCTTCTTCACCGAGCTGCTGCGCGACCGCGGCCTGACGGTCGGCCGGATGGACGGCCGCTTCACGACCTGGGAGCCGGACGGCGGCCGCGAGCACATGAGCGACGACCCGTCGATCTCCCGCGTGGTCGGCGCCTACGCGGCGGCGTTCAACCACTACGTGCGGGCGGAGCTCGGGTACGAGAACGACCTGCCGTACGAGATCATCCACGAGGACACGTTCAAGGCCTGGTCGTACAAGGAGTTCGAGGGCCGCTCGGTGTCGGTGGCCGACTCGCTGGCCACGGCGATGCGCGCGAACCCGCACCTCAAGGTCCACGTGGCGTTCGGCCACTACGACGGCGCGACGGCGTACTTCGCGGCCGAGCACGTGCTGGCCCACCTGCAGATCCCGGAGGAACTGCGCGACAATCTCGACACGGCTTACTACCCGGCCGGGCACATGATGTACATCCACGAGCCGACCCGGGCGCAGCAGTCGAAGGACCTGGCGAAGTTCGTCAAGAAGGCTTCGAACCGGTGAGTTCCGGCTCGTAGCGGGCGCCCGGCAACCGCGTCACGGTGTCGGGCGCCGGGCGATGCCGATCAAGACGGCGTCGGCAGGTCTGCGTGGTTCGCCCAGGCCCCCGCCGGTCGCCGAAAAGGCCGACGCAGAGCAGCGCGTCGACGACGAACACCGTGGTGCAGGCGCTGGGCTCGCTCTTGCCGCGGCGAACGCTCAGCCGGCCACTTGACCGCCGCCCGCTCGGCGGGGGTCACCGCGATCGCCGGGCCACCCCGGGCTGGGCCGGCAGCGGGACGCCGTAGCCGCCCGGTGGGAGCGCCGGGCGGCGCCGCCAGTGGCGCAGACCGCCGACGAGCTGCAGGGCGAGCGCGAGCCCCGCGTACCCGATGAGCCACGGCCCGAAGCCGGGCGGTTGCCGGTTGCCGGTGAGCAGGTCGATGAGCACCGGCAAGGCGCAGTACGACGGCATCGCCAGGTACAGGTCCTCGATCCGCACCACCGCGTCGACGGCGGCGGACGGCTCGTCCTCCGCGAGCACCGGCCGCCGCAGGATCCCGGTCGCGATCACGCCGAAGACGGCTCCGCCCAGCGCGAGCACACCGAGCCAGCTCCAGGCGTAGGTCCGGTACGGGGTCGCCAGGAACATCGTGATCCCGAGCGCGGCTCCCCCGGCGAAGGTGACCGCCGCCGACGCGAGGAACCAACCGCCCGGCAGCTCCCACCACGACGGCGGCGGCCGGTCGGACCGCTGGGCGCCCAGCTGGTGCGCGGCCCGCCGGTCCCCCGCCCGGATCGCGGACCAGAAGGCCAGTTGCAAGCCGAAAAGCAGGAAGTAGCAGATCTTGCTCTCGGTCATCTCCACGCCGCGGACGCCGGGCAGGTACTGCAGGCACTGGTAGCCGACCCCGCCGGCGATCGCCACCGGGAAGAACGCCGCCAGCCGGATCAGCAGCGTCCGTGTGTGCGCGCCCCCGCGGACACCGAGGCGGGTCGCCAGCAGGCGCGTCGGGACCCCCACGCGGACGCCGTGCTTGCCCAGCCACACCGCGGCGTGGACGAACTCGCCGCGGCTCGGTTCGTCCTTCATCGCGGCGCCACCTCCGGGTTGGGCCGGAGGACCCGGGAACGGCGGCGGTGCAAGACCCAGCCGACCAGCTGCGTCCCGACCGCGAGCACCGCGTACGCGACGACCACGGGCCGGGCCGACGGCGGAACCGGTACCGCGAAGAGCAGGTCACCGCAAGCCAGGTAGGCCAGGACGGCCGGGGCCGCGTAGGAGTGCGCGTCCTCGACCCGCAGCACCGCGTCGACCATGAACGACGCGGGATCGACCGCGACGACCGGCTCCCGCAGCACGGACCACCAGACGAACCCGGACTGGACGGCACCGAGCGCCAGCAACCCCAGCCACAGCGGCGCGGCCGGCGGCGCCAGCGCGAGGAAGAGCACCAGCCCGCCGGCGTAGGCGACCACCACCGACGTCAGGTACCAGCCGCCGAGGAGACCGAGGGTCCAGCGCAGGGCCGGCCGCGCGGCCGGGCGCACCAGCGCGGCCGCCGGCCGGTCGGCTTCGCGGACCGTCACCCAGCGCCACACCTGCGCCAGAACGACCAGTGCGCCGAGGACGAAGCCGCTACCGACCGCCAGGTCCCCGAACGCCTCGTGCGCCACCTCCATGCCGAAGGTGTTGACGAAGGCGATGGCGAACCCCACCGCCACGCCCACGCCGGGGCGCTTGGCGCGCAGCCGTTCCCGCACGCCGAGGCGCAGGGACAGCAACGGGACCGGCGTCCCCACAACGACCCCGTGCCGGGCCAGCCACTGCACGGCCATCGCCGCGTCGATGGGTCTCGGTACCTCTCCACCCACGGAAACCTCCCCCTTGTCCCGGAGTACACGCCCGAAGCGGCGTAAAGGTTTACCGGCCGCGATTTTCGCCGAGCGCGGCCCGGGGCTCCGTTCCGTAGTGGCCGGGCGGCAGGCGGCGGCCCCGGACCTCGAGCACGGCGCGGACGTGGACCACCGCCGCCAGGACGAAGTACGCGACCACCGGCACGACCCGCGCCGGCGGCCACGGCCAGTCGGTGGACAGGTCGATCCAAGCGAGGAACGTGAACACGAACGGCGCCGCGAACACCCGGGAGTCGTAGGTCCGCAAGGCCGCGTCCACGGCACGGGAAGCCTCGTCATCGGCGATCACCGGGGCGCGCAAGGCCCGGCCGAGGACCGGTGCCGCGCTCGCGGCGCCGATCACCAGCGCGGCGGCCCAGCCCACCGGGTTGACGGCGAGCGTCGCGCACAGCACCGCGCCGCCGCCGAACGTCGTCGCCACCGCGGCCAGGTACCACCAGCCCACCTGCCCCGCCGCCACCCGGAACGACGGCCGGGCACCGGCGGCGACCAGGCGGGCGGCGGCGCGATCGGCCTTGCGGATCCGGCGCCACAGCAGCAGCGGGTGAACGACGACGAGCGCGGTGAACACCAGGAACCGGGCGCGCACCGGGACCGGCGGGAGCAGGGCGGCCACCCAGACCACCGGGGAAAGCACGCCGTAGACCTGGTAGGTCCGCGTGGCCGGCACCCGGGCTCCGATGCGCACCGCGAGCAGCGGCGTCGGCTCGTCCACCGCCACGCCGTGGCGGTCCAGCCACATCCGCGCCGCCTGCCTTTCGGCGAGCGTCGTCCACGCCACTTCCACCATCGGACCTCCCCTGTCCCGCCTTGCACGGCCGAGAAGCCGAACCGGTTTACCGGCCGTAGTAGCCGGGCGGCAGCCGGCGGTGGCGACGGCGGACCAGCAGCCAGCCGAGCAGCTGCAGACCGAACACGACAACCAGGTACGCGAGCGAAATCCAGCCCAGCGGGCCCGGCCACGCCCAGTCGACCACGGACACCGGCATCGCCAGCACGGCATACGTGGCGGACGGGGCGAACCGGTAGGGGTCCTCGGCGCGCAGCACCCCGTCGACCACGCGCGACGCCGCGTCCTCGGCGATCACCGGCGCGCGCAGCACCCGGCCGAGCACCAGCGCCGTCGCGCCGGCGCAGCAGGCCAGCGCGAACGTGTTCAGCCCGATCGCGACCTCCGGCGGGTACCAGTGCTTCCAGGAGAACCGCGGCCCGGTCAGGAACGCCGCCGCGCACAGCGCCGCCCCGCCGAGGAACGTGAGGCCCGTCGAGACCAGGTACCACCAGCCGACCTGCCCGGCCGCCACCCGCAGCGGCGGCGGCGTGCCGGGCCCGGTCCAGCCCTCGGCGAGCTGCTCACGGCTCTGCGTCCGGCGCCAGCGCGTCACCTGGAACGAGGCGTAGAGCACAGCGAGGACCGCGGCTTGCCCCGGCAGGTCACTCTCGTGGTACACGGCCCCGGTGAGCGACCACAACACCGCGAATACGATCGCGAAGACGGGTGTTCCCCGGGTCCCGATCCCCCGGCCGCCGAGGCGCAGGGCGAGTACCCGGGTCGGCAGCCAGACCGGTGCCCCGCGCCGGGCCAGCCACAACCGCGCCTTGCCGACTTCGAGCACGGTCGGCTCGCCCGGCCACCGCGGATCGACCGGCAGCGCCGGTACACGCACGTCCACGCCGAATTCCCCCCTCGTCCGGCTCTACCACGCAGCAGGCCCCGGGAAGGTTGCCTCCCCGGGGCCTGCTTGCGGAACTCTCGTTACTTCAGGTACTGCGACCCGCGGGTCACCGCCGCGTAGGCGTCGACGGCGCCGTGGCCGTAGAAGCCGTTGAACGACGGGTCGCCCTGGCAGGTCGCGGTGAACTCCGGCCCGCGGCCTTCGTCGGTGTAGTCGACCGTCCGCGGGACCGGGCAGGCGATGTCCGACGCCGTGCCCTCGAGGACCCGCTGGACCTTGTCCGGATCCAGACCGAAGTCGCCGTGCGACTTCTTGCCGTACTGCGAAACGATCAGCGCCGCGACACCGGCCGCGTGCGGGGTCGCCATCGACGTACCCTGCAGCCACTGGTAGTAGCCGACCCGGCCGTCGGCCGCGGTCGCCTTCTTGATGCCCGCCGCGACACCGGCCGGCGTGAGGTTGCCGTCCGCGTCGATGTTGCCTTCGACGATGCCGACGTTCTTCGGGTACGCCGAGAGGATCTCGTTCTCGACCGTGCGGAACCACGGCGTGCCGAAACCGTCGCGGAAGTAGCCGCCCGGCGCGGAAACCGAGATCTGCTCGGTGCCGTAGTTCGAGTAGTCCGCCTTCGCCTGCGACGGGCCGAACGAGCTCACGCCGATCGTGTGGTTGCCTTCGACCGGCAGGTTCAGGCAGCTCGCGTTGTCGATCTGGCGCGGGTGCGTCGTGTTCGCCGGGTAGTCCGGGCTCGTGGTGTCCGGCTGCGGCGCGCCGAGGTCGGTGTGCTGGTTGCCCAGCGCGACGACCATGGTGACGCCCTTGCGGTGCGCGTAGTTCAGCGCCCGCTGGGTCGCCTCGATGATCGTGCGCTGCTCGGCCTGCTCCGCGGCCGAGTCGGCCGGGTTCGCCGTGCAGTTGTACAGCCACGGGTCGGTGTAGAACGACATGTTGACCACGTCGATGCCGGCGTCACCGGCGTAGGTCAGCGCGTCGACGGTCGGCTGCAGGAAGAAGTACCCCGAGTCCTGGCCGGCGCGGATGTTCACCAGCGTCACGTTCGGCGCGACACCCGAGATGCCGAAGCCGTTCGCCGCCGCGGCGATCGTGCCGGCGACGTGCGTGCCGTGCGCGCCGTCGTCGTGGTTGACCGGGTCGACGCAGCCGCGGAACTCGCACGGGCCGTCGACCTCGACGCCGTTGACGTCGAACGGGATGTCCTTGACGAAGTTGCGCGAGTCGGCCGCGTCGAAGTTCGGCGCGATGTCGGGGTGCGTGCCGTCGATGCCGGTGTCGATGACGCCGACCTTGACCTGCTTGCTGCCGGCCTGCTTGGTGCGCGAAAGGTCCGAGCGGACGGACTTGAGGCCCCAGAGCTGGTCGTCCAGCGGGTCCATCCCGACGGCCTTGTTCGCGGCGGCCTTCTTCGCGGCGGCGCCGCGGCCTTCCTTCTCGACGTTGTCGCTCTTCGTCTTCTTGCCGTCCTTCGGCACCGAGCCGATGACCTGCGCCTTGGCGGCGCCGAAGACCGCGCGGTTCGAGGACACGCGCTCGGTGAACCCGGTGGCCGGGGCGCTGGCCTTGATCAGGCC is a window from the Amycolatopsis sp. cg9 genome containing:
- a CDS encoding endonuclease V — protein: MHTGDWPSTAEEALAVQETLRGRVDRTDDLPELPPTVTGLDVAYDEDDGIAAAVVTLETAGLTVVEERTHRAKAVFPYEPGLFAFRELPPLLAALEELAREPDVLVCDGHGLAHPRRFGLACHLGVLTGLPAFGVGKTRFVGTHPEPPVARGSSVPLLDAGEEVGAVLRTQDGVKPVYVSAGHRIDLAHACRLTLALTPRYRLPETTRRADRLSRAALR
- a CDS encoding S8 family serine peptidase, with the protein product MAVPLFGAITAVAVPVASAQPALAGPATEFTVLAKDVQSIATAQQAIRAAGGTVLETNSAVGLIKASAPATGFTERVSSNRAVFGAAKAQVIGSVPKDGKKTKSDNVEKEGRGAAAKKAAANKAVGMDPLDDQLWGLKSVRSDLSRTKQAGSKQVKVGVIDTGIDGTHPDIAPNFDAADSRNFVKDIPFDVNGVEVDGPCEFRGCVDPVNHDDGAHGTHVAGTIAAAANGFGISGVAPNVTLVNIRAGQDSGYFFLQPTVDALTYAGDAGIDVVNMSFYTDPWLYNCTANPADSAAEQAEQRTIIEATQRALNYAHRKGVTMVVALGNQHTDLGAPQPDTTSPDYPANTTHPRQIDNASCLNLPVEGNHTIGVSSFGPSQAKADYSNYGTEQISVSAPGGYFRDGFGTPWFRTVENEILSAYPKNVGIVEGNIDADGNLTPAGVAAGIKKATAADGRVGYYQWLQGTSMATPHAAGVAALIVSQYGKKSHGDFGLDPDKVQRVLEGTASDIACPVPRTVDYTDEGRGPEFTATCQGDPSFNGFYGHGAVDAYAAVTRGSQYLK
- a CDS encoding uracil-DNA glycosylase, coding for MRSLAELDTAVSSCRACPRLVTWREGVAGTKAAFRGEEYWARPVPGFGPPDASLAVVGLAPSAHGANRTGRMFTGDPSGDFLFRVLHEVGLASQPTSERPGDGLELYGTRLVSPVRCAPPENKPTPAERDTCRPWLAEELTLLRPTLRSIVVLGAFGWQALLPVLAEAGWPVPQPRPAFAHGAVVELGDLRLFGCYHVSPRNVQTHRVTHAMVADVFRAATSVTGHD
- a CDS encoding NAD(P)/FAD-dependent oxidoreductase — encoded protein: MAAAKSKSEPTRILVLGGGYVGLYTAYGLQKMLRANEASVTVVDPQPHMTYAPFLPEAAAGAIEPRHVVVPLRRVLKRCHVLTARVTKIENDKKSVTVEAADGHIEQLGYDVLVVALGAVARILPIPGLVEEGIAFKTIGEAIYLRNHIMTKLDEAASTLDPELRKRLLTFTVVGGGFAGIEALAELEDMTRFAVENYYPNIKPADVRWVLVEAAGRILPEVRETLGVYTVEQLEKRGIEVYLSTAAKSFENGHVVLSDGTEFDTDTLIWTAGVKANPVLANSDLPLDKRGRVEATAAMQVVGHPDVWTAGDNAAIPDLSRTEEDPTATCPPNAQHAVRQATLLAKNIIKVIRGGKPKDYYHKNLGAVASLGLHKGVADALNLKIKGFPAWLFHRAYHLKAMPTWNRKIRILFDWILGGLFRREVISLGQINNPKDEFARVSKS
- a CDS encoding S10 family peptidase, whose amino-acid sequence is MADTTPEEAPEKKAPETAELPAEPTDDIVTTQHTLTVKRKKLAYTAKAGRVVLRKEVVKDGKSEGFKAKAEVFVTSYTLDDADPGTRPVTFAFNGGPGSSSIWLHLGLLGPRRVLSGDVDDLVPPPYGLADNPETLLAHSDLVFIDPVSTGYSRVAGGEETKDFHGYQGDIESVGEIIRLWVSRHQRWLSPKFLAGESYGTLRAAGLAAHLQDRHGLYLNGLLLISSVLDLGTLQFTEGNDLPYSLYVPTYAAIAHYHGLHGDRPLDDVLADAEDFAAKDLPWALSRGARLSTRDRAEAVATLASLTGLTESYVDRVNLRIEHVRFFTELLRDRGLTVGRMDGRFTTWEPDGGREHMSDDPSISRVVGAYAAAFNHYVRAELGYENDLPYEIIHEDTFKAWSYKEFEGRSVSVADSLATAMRANPHLKVHVAFGHYDGATAYFAAEHVLAHLQIPEELRDNLDTAYYPAGHMMYIHEPTRAQQSKDLAKFVKKASNR